In Oncorhynchus masou masou isolate Uvic2021 chromosome 31, UVic_Omas_1.1, whole genome shotgun sequence, the sequence TATATCCATTGTAAAATGCCATTATTGCTTTGTGATGATTTTCACTGTTTATCAAGCACACTTGGCGCTTATATGTttaggctactgatgttttcatcGTTTGACTGCACACTGGCACGTCTTGGTGGTTGGGGTGTGTTTTATTTTGTTGTCATAAAAAGAAGCTGTTACCGCATTCCCACAGCTATGCTTTCTGTTTCATAGTTGTAACAAAGGCACTCCACGAATACAATTTATTGAACACTTGAATTTGGATGTTTTTTTTTGTCGTTGTGTTTTTCAGCCTTTTACATACTGTATCCCACAGTAACATAAACTAATGAAAATGCTCTTGTGTTTTTTTGAAATATATTTGTTGTATTCTAATGTTACTTAAGACCTTCATAAACACAAgccaaattattattttggctATAGCATATATTAAATGACTGCTCAATTAGCTTGAGGGGGGGGGGTACCTTGAGGCCAAGCACTTACACGCATAGGAGGtccagtaaaaaaaaatgtgcccAGCCAACTGATTGGTTCTCGCGCCGGCCCTGTGCAGTGCAGATTCCTACCCTTTTTCCTGAAGAGATCAGTGTTCACATACTTTCTAACAGAGATACAATAGAAAATGAAACCCCTGCAGAGCTGACTCTGGTTTTGCATTCAAATGAGGTTGATTTCAAAAGTCCTTAAGTCTCGGAGTGATTAGGCTGCCGTTCTGTTTGATAGTGTAGTGTATTTCACATCGCAGCCAGGTCCCTGTGTGTCTGCTTCCTTTACTTTCTACTGACAGATTGTCTGTGTCTCACCTGGTATCGCTCTATCCCACCCTGGGGGACTTTTGTGCTTATTCAGGAAACTGCAGTGCTGTTTCAAGTTGCAGTTTCTTCAGGATACATGAGGATATTTCTAAGTTTCAACAAAACAAGCATCGTCATAAGAATTATACAGCAAGTATAGTTTAAAATAAGTCAACGTAAATAAAACTGTTATGTGAAGTTGTTGTGTTGGAGACTGAGAGACCTCTATCCTCTTCTCATCTGTCCATCAGCAGTTTCAAAGCTCTCTCTATGTTCATCCGATGGCCGACTCTGGTCACCCCGAGATCTATGAGGTCGTCCTTCTGCAGGCTGGGCAGATGGGAGCCCTCGATGTCGTTGTCCATGAAGGTGTCTCTGTGCTCTGCCAGGTTTAGGCTCTCCAACCAGTCGGCCACATCGTGCTTGCTCCACATCAGAACCGGCTTGGTGGCAAAAGGCTTGTTGGAGACGGCCTGcatgagggtgagaggggagggtgagCGGCTGCTCCCCAGGCTGAGAGGGGGGGTGGGCAGGCCGAACACATCCGAGAGGGTGGGGGAGGTTGCGGGGAGAGAGGAGGCACAGCCGAGGCCggagtctggaggagagaggatggggctgggggCTCGGTGGTGGGGgagactctctgtctctcgtttTGGAGATGGGGCCGGCACGCTCGGGCCGAGCTGGGCAGCGAAAGTGACTGTGGTATTCCGCTGTGTACCTGAGGCAAGGGACCCACCGTCTGGACCCCTACAGAAAGTACAGAACGCACCAGGTTAGAGGACGAGAGAGGGGGGTGTTTGTCAGAAAATATTGAACTTAAACATTAGTAAGAGACGCTAAGTCAGCCTGACAAACAAACTGAAATATTCCACAACCACACCTGGATGCAAACAAACACAGTACATAACCCCTGTAGAATATACATTCATCCACTAATGCTGCCCCCTCCCTCACGGACTGCTCTGACGGGGCCAGTAAGAGACGGACGCTTTGATGTCTCTCCTCCAGCGAGGGGACGGGAAGAAGTAGTCTACCTGACCTGACAGACCTACTGGAGAATAAAACAGTCTTTCCCTATACTACACCAACTCCTGCAAAACGGCAGACtgggagtaggctacagtgtgtgtttgagtgtgtgtgtgtgtgtttgtttgtgtcagaGGAGAGGGAAGTAAACAAAGTTAAGAATAAAAACAAAAGAGATACTGCATTCACTCCTTTGTAAGTAGGAAGTGGGGAATTCATTCCAAATACCAAATGAACGAACTGTGTTTTTCTTCCCATATAAAGTGACAGCCATTATTTTGAAAGGGTCAGAAGATCTCTATGCTATTCATCTATTCACACTATGAATCCGGTTGAATCAGGTTAACCTAATGTCTCACTCAGATCACACGGCAGGGATGTGCTCTGCTCTGCAGCATATTCAGCTTGTAGCCACCACAAGCAGAACTTTGCTGGTATAGCCATTTTAGGGTTAGCCTCGTCTGGTTTGCTCTGTAAATAACGGCAGCTTTCCATAATAAGTGCTGCTATCACAGGGGACTGCTGTGGTGAGGAACGCGCGGTGTCTAAGAAATGCCACGCAGGCTTAGGTAGGTAGCCGACTGTACAAAACAGATATATGCAATTTACACAAACGGACAAACGGCAACTATTCACACACAccaaataaacaaacgtacagagAGAAGCCTGCGTAGCCGACACAAAGCTGGTGACATAAATACACACGCAGAAATATGTTTCCACACTGGCAAAAACCGACCACACAATTACAGGCTACAATCGtacatcgcacacacacacaacaccgcATAGCCTACATCTGTTGGAGCCTCAATGTATACACACTTCTAGTCTACAACGCCATTCTACTTTAGTAATCTGACGTGACTggtagaggaatgaagaggagggttaACTGAAGAGAGAGCCCCGGCTGCTCATAGATATTTCACATACTCTGGGTTTGTTGAAATGATAGATGATAAAGAGACAGGTTACACACACCATTCACCCCGGGTTTAAAGAGACTCTGGGTGGGTCTCAAATTGAACACTACTCCGTATTTCCCTAcaggccctgatcaaaagtagcgcacaaaatagggaatatggtgccatttgggacgtagcctctGTGCTATTTTGAACCGTGCTGCTtgtgacacacacagtgacacatggCTCACCCCTTCCTTCCAAGGAGAGCGCTGTGGCGGTTTGGTCTCTATGATAATCAGACTGACATGACGTTGTTGCTCATCTACTCCTCAAGGCTGCTGCTCTCATTATTAGGTTGCTAGGCAACTCTTTTTGCTCTccggtagaacacacacacacacacgcacgcacaaaaaCGCGGACGCACACACAAGCAtgcttagacacacacacatgcacagcatgcacacacacagcaaaaaaCAAAGATTACCTTGATCCAAAAACGGTCCTACAACCTGAGGAAGAAGAGTCTATCCCATCCCCTGGCTTTGGTGTCTTGTCCTTGTTCTGCATGTCATAGGGGTTAGAGCCTGGCGGGTCTCCCCACAGCTTTGAGGTCCTTTGCGTTGGTGTTCTGGGGGGCTCTGAGTGGACGCATGCCCCGGGGGGAGGTGGCGGGACAGAGGAGGGCGTTCCGAAAGTTCTCAGGTTCTCTTCTCTATCCATCAAGGCGGGGTCCTTGTAAAGTGCATTACTCTTGTTGGCGGCAGGTTGCCTGTTTTTTGGCTTTGAGGTCCGGTCCACCAAAAAGGCCTGTCCGTCTGCATAGACTGTGCAAGTGTTGTCCAGCATCTCGCCACCGTCTGACGACAGCGTAGAGATACTGGACACAGTGGATACAGTGCTCGTAGTCTCCATCTGAGGGTCTCCACTACTGCGGCTGTCGGGCTCCACATCGATCCCAGAGTCACTGATAGGCTCGTAGCTCTCCAGGGCGTTGGGGGTGAAGCTGGGGGGCATACAGTTAGTGAGCACTGCAGGACGTTTGATCATCGTCTGGTCAGGGTGGCTTGGGGTGTTACCGTGATGGGGGTAGAAGGGAGCTAGAGACGATGGGGCTCTGCCAGCGTTTCGATGCTGTTTGAGCAGTTCAGCGATCGCCCCCTTCTGGTCCTCTGGGATGTCGAAGCTGTTGGCGAACTCCAGCGGCGGTGGCAGTGGGTCAGCGAAGAAGTCATCGTCGATGTCAACAGAGGGAACGCAGGGCGGAGGGGGGATGCCGAAGGGGAGTTTGACCGGCTCATCTACTGAGGTGACGGTGATCATGGTCTTACTACCTCtgggaccagggcccatagagtggGAGTTATGGGGGTTAGGGGAGGACATTTTGGAGGTGTTAGGCTGGTTGGGATCACGGAGCTCGCTGGGGGTGCTGTCCGGACTCACTGCCCCGTCCCTGTCCCCCTCAGACAGGCTGTTCTCCTCAGACCTGCTTCCATCAGTGGTGTGAACCATCAGCAGACCAGCAGACTTCTGCTGAGACGTGTCCACGTTGTCTATCAACatgttcttcttctcctcttctctctcaggcCGGGATAGACTCTTGTCCTGGTCTTTAGCCAGCGGGTGGTCGTATTTGGACTCTGTCTCGTACTTGGCCTCGGTCATCTGCCTGCGAAGCCCTGCCCTGCCTGGTCGACCCATGGTGGCCGTCGCTGAGAAACTCGCATCCATGccggtccttagcttagtgtcGATGAACAGAGGCTTGTTCAGGTCAGGTTTGGGTAGCTCAgtcttcagtgggagaggctgggaCTGCTCTCTCATGGCCCGGTCCCGTGCAGCTAGAGCCAGTGCAAGAGGGGAGTTAGGGTCCAGAGGCTTCCCAGTTACTGGGTGGACATAGTGTCCGCTGCTGGAGGTGTAGGCCTTGTTTGGCAGACTGACCGGGCTGTGGTGACCCGTGCGGGTGTGTAGTGGCTCCCTCACCATGTTGGGCTCTGAGGTATTGAAGTTCGTCACATTGCCTCCTCCTTTGGGGATGTTGAGGAGAGAGGCAGGTGGGGCCATGATGCGGCGCAGGCGTTCATCACTACTGAACATCCCCTCGTCGATGGACTTGGAGTGGCGGAGGCGAGGGGTTGGGGCGGGAGGCGAGTCTTCGTCACCCTGGTCGGTGAACCTGTAGGATGGGGAGTTCTGGTGAGACTCCACCATCCTCCTCTCGCGCTCTCGAACGGCGCCCGCCATGGCCGTGGCAAAGGGGCTGCTGGGGTTGTGTCCGTCGTCGGGCCGGAGCTGGTCGTGGGCGCCAGTTTCTATCTCCATGCTGCTGCCCTGGCTGCTCTTACCACTGCTGGATGTAGACGGCTCCTTGATGATGATGGTTGGGATTTTGATGGTGCAGATCTTTTCAGGGCTGTCCTCGATCTTGTCCTGCTTCACCAGCATGCCCTTCCTCCTCTGGGGCTTGTTGGGGGCAAACAGCCCCaggttgcccatcttccccaggTCTGAGTAGGGGTTCTCAGGGATCTGGGCCCTGCGGTTCAGGAAGCTCTGCTGGGCTGTGAGGCCCTGACCTGGGCTGTGGCTTCCCTGTTGGTGATGGTGGTCCTCAGACTGGTACTGTTCCGACTGGGGCTCTCTGTAGTACATACCCCCCTGCTCCCTCCACCCATCGCTGCCGCCCGCGGTGAGGTCCCCTCGCTCTGGGGCGGTGCCTTTAGGAGCAGAGTGTCTGATGATGCCGTAGCCTCTGCCCTGGGGGTTGGGGACGTTGTTgtaagggggagatggaggggagatggcgGGTGGGGGTGGGATGTCTTCTGATGTGTCCGGCATGGAGAGGCTCCTGGTGAATTTCAACATGGGAGGGGTCAGAAACTGAGGGGTCTCCTCTTCTGTTATTCCTAAAAAAGAAAAATACATGATGAATTACAATATATCGATGGCAATTATACAATTGAAACCATCAAGGGTGTATGTTCAAAAAGGTAATTTCCTCATTATTTTGCTCTGTCGATTACAGGGATTCACCCACagatgtgtacatgtgtgtgtatgtgtgtgagtgtgtccacACATTGGTTCTGCATGTGTGtaccatacagtatgtactgtatgcatgtTCAATATTTAGCCTTGACAGAAACATGTTGATATGTAGTTACCAGATGTTCCTATGGACTTCTGTCGTCTCATGGTCCCCTGTCTGTTTGGCACCCCCAGGTAGGGTCCTCGACCTCTGGGACTGCCTGGCTCTCTGGgttgggtctgggtctgggtctgcaTCAACATATCCTGGCTCTCACACATGGACTGCAACACAGAGAGAAGACACTGGGTGCCTGGACTGATCTTTACTACATAGTATTACAGAGGTATTTTGAGGTACATTAAATCAACAATATCCAGCTGTGTTTGTTAGTCCTCAACGTTGCAGATAAACTTGTGAAGgaaattaaggacaacaaagaacAAGAAGCTGTTTAACCTTCATATACTCTTCTGAGACCAAGCAAATCAGGAAATGCAATTCCCATCAGGGCCATGTACAGCGTCTAACAAAGGAAGCCAATCATGCATTTATATTACCAGCCAGAATAGAGCAGTAACTTCCAACAGGCAATGGGTGCAGCCACCAGAATTCTCTGAGCactaacttaaaaaaaaaaatccagaatccccagtttttcaaaaaatgGCTATTGATTCCCAGTTGGATTTTCAGTCCCAGCTGATTTTGGGAAAACCTGGGAAGTTTGGGAAATGTTCCAGTGTTTTTCAACCCTACTCAGCTTAGACCTTTCTGGTCTCACTCCTGTGCCACGCAGCCAACAAAACGTACACTGACGGTAGGGTTTATACCTACATTCATCTCGGGGCTCATGGCGAAGCACCTGCTGTTGGGCCGTGACTTGACTGTGTTAGCGACCCTTACGTCATCATTGGAGTTCTCCCACATAGGCTTCTGAGGAGGCATGTTCTCGTCCACTTTATCTGGAACACAAAGTAACACGCACCTCTACTGTCAGTACAGGACACTGTAGCCTACATCAGTCTCTAAGCTAAAACGAGCCTTCATCTCAGGCAATGGCAATCCAGGCCCGTAAGTAAGAACTGATATCAAACCGAGCAGAAAGGAAAAGAACGAGAACAGAAATAGTCACACTGACATTGGTCAAAGTCAAAGCCGTGCAAGCTTCCCTTGCTAGCTATACCTCCATCAGGCTTTTCCTTTTGTTTCTATGGTTTAGCTATCCTGGGTGCCAGTCTATTTCTGCTCTCTTTCCAACTCCTTCccgtgtcccaaacggcaccctactacatatagtgcactacttctgaccagggcccattggtctctggtcaaaagtagcgtaatatgtagggaacagggtgccatttaggacacagccCTTAAATCATTTACAATGAGTGACAAGAAGTCGGTaagatagcacaaacagatctgggaataGGTTTATGGTTCAGCAGCCACTGCACAACCAACATGCTTGCTCttgctttttgttttgtagttttGCGCTCCCATGCATGGGACGATTACTTAGAGTGACTGAGAAAACAATCCTCTTCTTTAGACTCTCATTATCGGAAGACTGATCATCTACAACAGGAATACAGTGGAAGAAAAGGCAGTTCAGATACGGACATGCATCCTTATTCTATAGCTAGTGATGAGTACATTCACACACACTTGTCCCTCAAGTCACTGCTGTCAAAACCTGTcaacggaggagagagaaagCTGTAGGCTACATACATCCCTCTTTATTGTCTTCCTGAAACACATGATTCATTCATCTAACCAAGAGCAGATGTCCCCAcgctgtagtgtttttgcagacatagtatttactgtagtgtttttgcagacatagtatttactgtagtgtttttgcagatgtagtatttactgtagtgtttttgctgacATTACAGAAGTATTTACGATAGCGTTATTGTTTTATTCGctttgacatagaagtggagGTCTTTCTCCTTGAAGAAACCTAGTGGAGAAATACTGAAAGAGCAAATCATTTATCATAACCTCTAGgcaggtaggactggggtctgaaccaATAGTTCAGAGCTTCTGTTCTTTTCTATTATCCTGAAAGggaacacaatatatatatatatatatatatatatattgttgttgctattttactaggcaagtcaattaagaacaaattcttatttacaatgacagcctaggaacagtgggttaactgccttgttcaggggcagaaagacagattttttaccttgtcagctcaggattccctttggttactggcccaacactaaaaccactaggctacctgccacccattaTATGGTCTACACTTGGCATGTAGGTTACTCGCTTATGGGTGGAACAATTTGGGTTAAGGGGGAAGGGAATGGGCAGAGTATAGGCAATTAAATActttagtatttactatagtaaaAAAAGCTGTTGTGTTTTTGCGGACTGTAGTATTTTTGCGGACATTACTGTCGTATTAACTACAGTCGTGTTTTTGCAGATTACATTGAAGCATTTACTAGTAGTATTTCACAGCATACTACACAATTCTATAGCAATAACTAGACATGATCAAAGGATTctcagtgtgtagtatagtattccaTGGTACACTACAGTTTACTACATAATTCTATAGCAAGTACTGTAATattctgtagtaaactgtagttTTTTTAAAAAATGTCAGTTTAGCTGGATTTTTGATGTTTGTTGCCTTTTTTTGCATTGACAGATACTGTACAATAGAATCAGTGTATCGTAAATAATAAGCATGGTTGTTATTCTCTTTAAGCCTCCGCTTTACTTCCCCTAAacttttagaaaaaaaggtgctactggttctacctggaaccaaaaagggttctcctttcAGGAGAGCCCAAAGACACCTTGGAACCCTTTGTTTCTAAAGGTGTACACCTTAAGGATACATCTTGCTCTCGCCCTGTCTGCATACTAAGCTTGAACACATGCCCATGTGTGTGCAGTAGGATTAAGATGGAGAAGATTCCAAGGCTGACCCTCTCTACGAACCCACCCACCAATCACCCACCCCCTCTTCCTAAAGCCATATCTgcctctcaattaaattcaattcaaggggctttattggcatgggaaacacatgtgaacgatgccaaagcaagtgaagtagatcatatgcaaaagtgaaataaacaattaaaatgaacagtaaacattacactcacagaagttccaaaagaacagcaaacattacactcacagaagttccaaaagaacagtaaacattacactcacagaagttccaaaagaacagtaaacattacactcacagaagttccaaaagaacagtaaacattacactcacagaagttgcaaaagaacagtaaacattacactcacagaagttccaaaagaataaagacattacaaatgtcatattataaatATATACAATGTTGTagcaatgtgcaaatggttaaagtacaaaaagggaaaataaataaacataaatatgggttgtatttacaatggtgtttgttcttcactggttgcccttgtggcaacaggtcataaatcgtgctgctgtgatggcacactgtggtatttcacccagtagatatgggagtttatcaaaatcgggtttgttttcgaattctttgtggatctgtgtaatctgtgggaaatatgtgtctttaatatggtcatacatttggcaggttatgaagtgcagctcagtttccacctcattttgtgggcagtgtgcacatagcctgtcttctcttgagagccaggtctgcctacggcaacCTTTCTCAATAACAAGGCTATCCTCACTGAGTctctacatagtcaaagctttccttaaatttgggtcagtcacagtggtaagGTAtcctgccactgtgtactctctgtttaggtccaaatagcattctagtttgctctgttttgttgttaattctttccaatgtgtcaagtaattatctttttgttttctcatgatttgtttgggtctaattgtgttgctgtcctgggcctctgtggggtctgtttgtatttgtgaacagagccacgggaccagcttgcttagggggacTCTTCTCCAGCTTCATACCTCTGTATGTGATGACTTTGTTATGGGCGGTTtgagaatcgcttccttttagatggttgtagaatttaacatctcttttctggattttgataattagcggatatcggcctaattctgcactgcatgcattatttggtgttttacgttgtacacagaggatattttttgcagaattctgcatgcagagtctcattttggtatttgtcccattttgtggattcttggttggtgaggggaccccagacctcacaaccataaagggcaatgggttctataactgattcaagggtttttagctagctcctaattggtatgtcaaattttatgttccttgtgatggcatagaatgcccttcttgccttgtctctcagatcgttcacagctttgtggaagttacctgtggtgctgatgtttaggccaatcagcaacctctctctctctctctaactctctctcgctctgtcacaTCCTCTGGCTACAGTAACGTTGCAGTATTTATGACAGTAAGGAACACTGGTGGATTGATGAAGCCAGTCATTCTAGGACACCTCAGTGTCTGGTGTCACCACACATTCTAGAAGCATTCCTGCAAATCTCCAGTGTTGTGGTTTAAAGCAGTGAACACAGAAGGAGGCCAACACAGCTGAAGAACGTGTCTAAGAGTAGGAAGCTGCAGGACTGTAGAGACTATTTTCTGCAGGTACTATGCTGtgctgctacagtatattggacgACACACTACACTGTATGCAACATTATTTCCATGGCAACACCTTGTTTCCATATGAGTCAAAGCCTATCGGTAGTGGGCTCATTGTATAACAGTGTTGTGCCCTTAAAGTTAAGTCACAGTGTATTCTGAGAAGGTAGCTGGCTGCTCTTTGAAATGTGCAGCTGACTGTTGTGCATTACCTAGGCCCCTAGTTCTTATTCCATAAAGGTGTTTCAAATCCTTTTATCGTTACAGAGAACAGTGCAACTATTTCGGAAGGATAAGAATCTGTGGTGAGCTGAgcgctgcatcccaaatggaaccctattccctttgtaatgcactacttgtgaccaggtcccacgtcaaaagtagtgcactgtagagggaatagggtgccatttgggatgcatgtgAGATCTCGGCTGTTGTTTTTTTTCCTGATCTTGCATAACTGTGTTTAAAAGAGGGGCAGAGCAATGAATAATGCATGGCAATAGCATTGCACTCTCACACCGAACTGAAGTACGTATGATGTGAACGCTGTGAAAAGCTAAGGACATATCAAGTGTTGTGATGTGCTAACAAGTCTTTAAAAAGCTTCTAGTTCAGAAGGGCACTTTCTTATGTTCTTAATGTGCTTGCACGCCCGTTTACAACCCTGAGACGGCGAACATTAGTTGACCTTCATACCTGCCCTCTTACAGTTTAGTAGGCACGCAAGTAAAACGCACAAATTGCGTTGATAAAGAAATAAGGGATCTAAGAGAAAAAGTGAAAAGGGCATCAAGCATTTTGTACTTTCTATGGGCGTACAGATAACATGTAATGTATGAAGCATGCCGATCACACTTACCACCGGTCACTTTTTTCCTCAAAGTGGCTTAGAAAAAAAGAGAATATACAAACGTATGTAACAAATGATGATCAAAAAAAATCAACAAAACGTTTCTCTCAACAAGAACACAGGCAATTTATGCAAAAATAGTGGAATATTGTCATTTAAAGCAGCGTAATATAAAGACCACTACTCATCACTACTTTGCCAAATGTAAGCCTAGGGGGTGgtcaaaagtatatggacacctgctcgtcgaacatctcattccaaagtcaaagggcattaatatagagcccccctttgctgctataatagcctccgctcttctgagaaggctttccacttgttgttgaaacattgctgtggggatttGCTTCCTTACAGCCACAAtaccattagtgaggtcggggacTGATATtggccgattaggcctggcttgcagtcggcattccaattcatcccaaaggtgtttgatggggttgaggtcagggctctgtgcaggccagtgaagttcttccaTAACGATctagacaaaccatttctgtatggacctcgctttgtgcatggggacattgtcatgctgaaacagggaagGTCCTTCaccaaactattgccacaaagttggaagcacagaatcatctagaatgtcattgtattcccttcactggaactaaagggcctagcccaaaccatgaaaaacagccccagaccattattcctcctctaccaaactttaAAGTTGGCACTACAGTATGCATTggtgcaggtagcgttctcctggcatctgccaaacccagatttgtctgtcggaatGCATCCTAGGTTGAAACATTCAGTACCCCTTGGCCAtgggaaacccatttcatgaagctcctgaacagttcttgtgctgacgttccAGAAACACAGTAGTGAATGTTTCAACTGAGGAGAggtgatttttacacgctactcGCGTCTGCACTcggcagtcctgttctgtgagcttgtgtggcttaccactttgcggctgagccgttgttgctcctagacgtttccacttcacaataacagcccttaTAGTTGActagggcagctctagcagggcagaaatttgacaaagaCACTTGTTggactgagctcttcagtaaggccattcaactgccaatgtttgtctatggagattgcatggcggtgtgttcgattttatacacctgtcagccacAGGCGTGCATGA encodes:
- the shank2b gene encoding SH3 and multiple ankyrin repeat domains protein 2b, encoding MPRSPTSSEEEMAQSVSDGSGGFETDSSKEEAGHGGPGGERASRRTDRRAEKDKAARRESLVFCVVIPDLQQSTCMRFKPEATVWVAKQQILCTLTQTLRDVLNYGLFQPAVEGRKSGFLDEERPLKDYPTPASIKGVPTLEFRYKSRVYQQPNVNEKQIAKIHTQANYRKFMDHIQHLQLDKVVKMLEKGLDPNYQDPDTGETPLTFAAHLYNVEQVIVVLKQGGAHLDFRSQDGMTALHHAVRAKNQATLKALLDLGASPDYKDSQSLTPLYHTVLVEGDPSCCELLLRAHATVSCHDENGWHEIHQACRYGHVQHLEHLLFYRADMGVQNASGNTALHICALYNQEHCARVLLVRGANKEVKNYRSQTSFQVAIIAGNFALAELIKNHKETDIVPFREAPAQPARRKQAPRSTLAAPRPALLRSNSDNNLNVNNRSPLPSPSHSPLRSLSPRRPQQQQMPSPNGTVRTMGKGAPRPPRSPSLGRLGEEARRQTPQRQPSPHRGREAFSDGIDSQGPKRKLYSAVPGKHYVVTQSYQPQAEGEIPLYKNDKVKVLSIGESGFWEGSARGNLGWFPAECVEENIPNQVQEEKPYARADRAERRKLFRHYTVGSYDSFDASSDCVIDEKTVVLQKKDNEGFGFVLRGAKADTPIEEFTPTPAFPALQYLESVDEGGVAWRAGLRNGDFLIEVNQENVVKVGHKQVVNTIRHGGNRLIIKVVTVSRNLDPDDTARKKVPTPPRRAPSTALSMAMRSKSMTSELEELVDKATLRKKVTDDQSSDNESLKKRIVFSVTLNKVDENMPPQKPMWENSNDDVRVANTVKSRPNSRCFAMSPEMNSMCESQDMLMQTQTQTQPREPGSPRGRGPYLGVPNRQGTMRRQKSIGTSGITEEETPQFLTPPMLKFTRSLSMPDTSEDIPPPPAISPPSPPYNNVPNPQGRGYGIIRHSAPKGTAPERGDLTAGGSDGWREQGGMYYREPQSEQYQSEDHHHQQGSHSPGQGLTAQQSFLNRRAQIPENPYSDLGKMGNLGLFAPNKPQRRKGMLVKQDKIEDSPEKICTIKIPTIIIKEPSTSSSGKSSQGSSMEIETGAHDQLRPDDGHNPSSPFATAMAGAVRERERRMVESHQNSPSYRFTDQGDEDSPPAPTPRLRHSKSIDEGMFSSDERLRRIMAPPASLLNIPKGGGNVTNFNTSEPNMVREPLHTRTGHHSPVSLPNKAYTSSSGHYVHPVTGKPLDPNSPLALALAARDRAMREQSQPLPLKTELPKPDLNKPLFIDTKLRTGMDASFSATATMGRPGRAGLRRQMTEAKYETESKYDHPLAKDQDKSLSRPEREEEKKNMLIDNVDTSQQKSAGLLMVHTTDGSRSEENSLSEGDRDGAVSPDSTPSELRDPNQPNTSKMSSPNPHNSHSMGPGPRGSKTMITVTSVDEPVKLPFGIPPPPCVPSVDIDDDFFADPLPPPLEFANSFDIPEDQKGAIAELLKQHRNAGRAPSSLAPFYPHHGNTPSHPDQTMIKRPAVLTNCMPPSFTPNALESYEPISDSGIDVEPDSRSSGDPQMETTSTVSTVSSISTLSSDGGEMLDNTCTVYADGQAFLVDRTSKPKNRQPAANKSNALYKDPALMDREENLRTFGTPSSVPPPPPGACVHSEPPRTPTQRTSKLWGDPPGSNPYDMQNKDKTPKPGDGIDSSSSGCRTVFGSRGPDGGSLASGTQRNTTVTFAAQLGPSVPAPSPKRETESLPHHRAPSPILSPPDSGLGCASSLPATSPTLSDVFGLPTPPLSLGSSRSPSPLTLMQAVSNKPFATKPVLMWSKHDVADWLESLNLAEHRDTFMDNDIEGSHLPSLQKDDLIDLGVTRVGHRMNIERALKLLMDR